The DNA region ttctttttccttcGAAATTATAACAATTACCAAATAGTTAACTGCTACTTGTTTTTTTCCCCTCTCCCTTCCTATAGCAGCAACAACATGGATAGCAGCAACAGAACACAAAACACAATCAGAAATTGGAGCAAGACaagaagaattaaatttttctatatcCACTACTGAAAAGGATATTACCACACCAATTACAACTGTTCCCACTCCCACTATATCAACTCCAATTATAGACCCCACTTCAACCCCGGGAACATCGCCGGTGACTCTGACGCCAGGAACAACCCCGGTCACCACCACAACTCCGGTATCTTCTGGCGGTAGCTGGTGTGTTGCTAGCCAAAGTGCGTCTCATAATGCCTTACAGGTTGCTTTGGACTATGCTTGTGGCCCTGGTGGTGCTGATTGTTCAGCAATTCAGCCCACTGGAAGTTGCTACAATCCTAACACACTTCCTGACCATGCTTCTTATGCATTCAATCAATATTATCAGAAGAATCCAATTCCAAGTAGCTGCAATTTCGGAGGAACTGCAGTTACTACCAGCACTGACCCTAGTAAGTATTCTTTGTTTCGAGTATGCTCAATAACTTACACTAAAACGTTGTTTTCTTATCTAGCTTCGCTATGATTTCAGGTACTGAAACATGTCAGTATCCATCCACCAGGTGAAGTTTCCATATTCGGAGCCTATCTGGGTtttcattattgaaaattttgcttATAGAAAAATTCTGACCAGTTATTAAATTACAGCACGATTTCATCAGTTTTAAACACAACAAATTCCAACGGTGCAACAGTTTATGGTGCGGTTCCTAATCCATTAAGTCCTTCTACATCTGGTGCATCTACCAAACTTCATAACAGGCCGCAATTCTTCCTAGCAGTAGCATGGCTTTTTCTGTTGCTGGCCAAACactatcaataaaaaatacaaatgaaagaaagaatcctcgtttacttttattttattaaagtaaacTTCAAGTCAAGCAATTGCCTTCAGTGgttcttctgtttctttttctgGAACCAAGAGGCATAAATTGCCATGCTGACTTATTGTAGACAAGAAGAACATGTCAAATTGGGGGTTACTGTTGTAATGATTTGATGTATAAAAGAGGAAATTGGTTAGGCGAGAGGGCAATGTGCTGAGTTTTGTACTGTTAGGAAtcattctttttctcctttatttcttttatagcgttgaaaataaataatttgttacaCAGAACAGAAATGATATGATTATggtttttgttaattatgagaGTAGTTAACCATTCTTCTTCAAGAAGTCCTGAAAGCTGAAAAGCTCTTAGTTTTGCACTTTCCAGTATTGGGCTCTGGGTTGGACTTGGACCCTGATTCAAATGGGAAAGGCCCAGCGTGGAccattattttgaattttgggaCAACCCCCAGCTCAGCTATCATTTCATTTACCCATTACATCAAATCACAAAATGTAGATTTCTTTTTAAAAGGT from Mangifera indica cultivar Alphonso chromosome 8, CATAS_Mindica_2.1, whole genome shotgun sequence includes:
- the LOC123223386 gene encoding glucan endo-1,3-beta-glucosidase 12-like isoform X1 produces the protein MGRGAVFIPKLYLLFCFILCSAATTWIAATEHKTQSEIGARQEELNFSISTTEKDITTPITTVPTPTISTPIIDPTSTPGTSPVTLTPGTTPVTTTTPVSSGGSWCVASQSASHNALQVALDYACGPGGADCSAIQPTGSCYNPNTLPDHASYAFNQYYQKNPIPSSCNFGGTAVTTSTDPSTETCQYPSTSTISSVLNTTNSNGATVYGAVPNPLSPSTSGASTKLHNRPQFFLAVAWLFLLLAKHYQ
- the LOC123223386 gene encoding glucan endo-1,3-beta-glucosidase 12-like isoform X2, encoding MGRGAVFIPKLYLLFCFILCSATTWIAATEHKTQSEIGARQEELNFSISTTEKDITTPITTVPTPTISTPIIDPTSTPGTSPVTLTPGTTPVTTTTPVSSGGSWCVASQSASHNALQVALDYACGPGGADCSAIQPTGSCYNPNTLPDHASYAFNQYYQKNPIPSSCNFGGTAVTTSTDPSTETCQYPSTSTISSVLNTTNSNGATVYGAVPNPLSPSTSGASTKLHNRPQFFLAVAWLFLLLAKHYQ